The following are encoded together in the Flavihumibacter fluvii genome:
- a CDS encoding biotin-dependent carboxyltransferase family protein: protein MQILKCGMASIQDTGRTGYRNLGINNGGVMDRTSFALCNMLVANDLRDALVEINGGEWVSVSDHAKLIVVGGKGYNVFAGDQQLNLWQPYFLEPGVRLKILPLTGGGIAYLAIHGGIRINTILGSRSTHLTAGFGGKEGRMLRTGDVLPTAILRTALAEKIVLYLHRPGMKHQLRLSNAAIPDFSRNTIRIFAAHEYSWFTPAAQTLLGTSGFELTGMSNRMGYRFNGPALQLHHERQLLSTAVLPGTIQVSPDGQLLILMADAQTAGGYPRIGQVISTDIPLLAQKSPGSRLQFKVITASEAEAVYLKREEQLANLKKDFSLIFA from the coding sequence ATGCAGATTCTTAAATGTGGCATGGCCAGTATACAGGATACCGGAAGAACCGGTTACCGAAACCTGGGCATCAATAATGGCGGGGTGATGGACAGGACCAGTTTTGCTTTGTGCAATATGCTGGTGGCTAACGACCTGCGTGATGCCCTTGTCGAAATAAATGGCGGGGAATGGGTATCAGTCTCTGATCATGCCAAATTAATTGTTGTTGGCGGAAAAGGCTATAATGTTTTTGCCGGCGACCAGCAGCTGAACCTCTGGCAGCCCTATTTTCTTGAGCCCGGGGTTAGGTTGAAGATACTCCCGCTTACCGGCGGGGGTATTGCTTATTTGGCTATTCATGGTGGTATCAGGATAAACACTATTTTAGGCAGCAGGAGTACCCACCTTACTGCAGGCTTTGGCGGAAAGGAAGGACGTATGCTCAGGACAGGTGATGTATTACCCACTGCAATTTTAAGAACTGCATTGGCTGAAAAAATTGTGCTATACCTGCACCGGCCCGGCATGAAGCATCAACTCCGGTTGTCCAACGCTGCGATACCTGACTTTTCCCGCAACACCATCCGGATTTTTGCTGCTCATGAATACTCGTGGTTTACACCTGCAGCACAAACATTGCTCGGGACATCCGGCTTCGAACTTACCGGGATGTCTAACCGCATGGGTTACCGGTTCAATGGTCCGGCACTGCAACTCCACCATGAAAGACAATTACTCTCTACGGCAGTATTACCCGGAACAATTCAGGTTAGTCCCGATGGTCAGTTGCTGATCTTAATGGCTGACGCCCAAACCGCCGGCGGATACCCCCGCATTGGCCAGGTCATTAGCACAGATATTCCACTATTGGCCCAAAAGTCACCCGGTAGCCGGCTGCAGTTTAAAGTGATCACTGCGTCAGAAGCGGAAGCTGTATATTTAAAAAGGGAAGAACAACTGGCCAATCTCAAAAAGGACTTCTCCTTAATTTTCGCATGA
- a CDS encoding 5-oxoprolinase subunit PxpA yields MSQNAIDINCDLGEGTGNETGIMPFISSVNIACGFHAGNALTMQETVRLAKKHAVCIGAHPSFNDPEHFGRRTMHLPATEIYAIILYQVGALSAICQAEKTRIHHIKLHGALYNQASTDKLVAEAAVAAIKDLDASLVIYGLSGSVLISLAKAAGLKTAAEVFADRTYTPEGLLTSRSMPHALITDVAEVTQQVLGFVFNQSVIATDQSLVKITAETICIHGDGLHAPVFAKAVNHALAEKNIKIQSPA; encoded by the coding sequence ATGAGCCAAAACGCTATAGATATTAACTGCGACCTTGGAGAAGGAACCGGGAATGAAACCGGAATTATGCCATTTATCAGTTCTGTGAATATTGCCTGTGGGTTCCATGCTGGCAATGCACTGACAATGCAGGAAACTGTTCGCCTGGCAAAAAAACATGCAGTTTGCATCGGAGCCCATCCTTCTTTTAATGATCCGGAACATTTTGGCCGGAGAACAATGCACCTGCCGGCAACCGAGATCTATGCAATCATCCTTTACCAGGTTGGTGCCCTGTCCGCAATATGCCAGGCTGAAAAAACCAGGATACACCATATAAAATTACATGGCGCATTATACAACCAGGCTTCTACCGATAAACTGGTCGCCGAAGCAGCAGTTGCCGCAATAAAAGACCTGGATGCTTCCCTGGTTATTTATGGGCTATCAGGAAGCGTGTTGATCTCTTTGGCTAAAGCTGCCGGGTTAAAGACCGCTGCTGAAGTATTTGCTGACCGCACATATACGCCTGAAGGCTTATTAACCTCAAGGTCCATGCCCCATGCCCTGATCACCGACGTTGCAGAAGTTACTCAACAGGTGCTGGGTTTCGTATTCAACCAATCAGTTATTGCTACCGACCAAAGCCTGGTGAAAATAACGGCAGAAACAATTTGCATTCATGGCGACGGACTCCACGCCCCGGTATTTGCAAAGGCCGTGAACCATGCCCTGGCGGAAAAAAATATCAAGATCCAATCGCCTGCATGA
- a CDS encoding NRAMP family divalent metal transporter: MKTPANYRRNFWSAAFLMATSAIGPGFLTQTTLFTQQLLAGFGFVIAVSILIDIVVQLNIWRIIVGINKPAQEIANALFPGLGAFLSLIIIFGGFAFNIGNIAGAGLGLEVITGMNIRICAITSAAIGIGLLLAKDASKAMDNFVKVLGILMIGLTAYVAFAAKPPLKEVIYRTVWPVKPDWKAVITIVGGTVGGYICFAGAHRLLDTKSTAPYELKQVSAAAVKGILTASSMRILLFLATLGVVTKGLVPDPSNPAAGVFRLAAGEMGFRFFGIVMWSAAITSVIGSAFTSVSFISTYHPFLEKNKRGLMMAFILLSTIIFLWVGKPVDLLVWAGLINGLILPLSLLILLAAVQFKRISKSYQHPKWLTISGVLVALCLAIIAGQVMIR, translated from the coding sequence ATGAAGACTCCTGCTAACTATCGGCGGAATTTCTGGTCAGCCGCTTTCCTGATGGCTACCTCTGCTATTGGCCCGGGTTTCCTGACCCAGACCACCTTATTTACCCAGCAACTTCTGGCGGGTTTTGGATTTGTTATCGCTGTTTCAATATTGATAGATATTGTTGTTCAACTCAATATCTGGCGAATCATTGTTGGAATTAACAAACCAGCACAGGAAATAGCAAATGCCTTATTCCCCGGATTGGGCGCTTTTCTGTCATTGATCATCATATTTGGCGGATTTGCTTTTAATATCGGTAATATAGCCGGTGCCGGATTAGGACTTGAGGTGATAACAGGAATGAATATCCGCATTTGTGCAATTACGAGTGCTGCCATTGGCATTGGATTGCTCCTTGCTAAAGATGCATCTAAAGCAATGGACAATTTTGTAAAAGTATTAGGCATCCTGATGATTGGGCTCACTGCATATGTTGCATTTGCTGCAAAACCTCCTTTAAAAGAAGTGATTTACAGAACTGTCTGGCCAGTAAAACCGGATTGGAAAGCAGTGATCACTATTGTCGGCGGTACTGTTGGTGGCTATATTTGTTTTGCCGGCGCCCACCGCCTGCTGGATACAAAATCTACTGCACCATATGAATTGAAACAGGTTAGTGCTGCGGCTGTAAAAGGTATACTAACAGCCTCCTCCATGCGCATATTACTATTCCTTGCAACATTAGGGGTTGTAACAAAAGGATTGGTCCCTGATCCTTCAAATCCTGCCGCTGGTGTTTTCCGGCTGGCAGCAGGCGAAATGGGTTTCAGGTTTTTCGGTATTGTGATGTGGAGCGCCGCAATCACCTCAGTAATCGGTTCTGCCTTTACCTCGGTCTCGTTTATCAGTACGTATCATCCTTTCCTGGAAAAAAACAAGCGGGGCCTGATGATGGCATTTATTCTATTGTCAACAATTATTTTTTTGTGGGTGGGCAAGCCGGTCGATTTACTGGTATGGGCTGGATTGATCAATGGGTTAATATTACCTTTATCATTGCTGATTTTGCTGGCCGCAGTTCAATTCAAAAGGATCAGCAAAAGCTACCAACACCCGAAATGGCTGACCATTTCAGGTGTGTTGGTGGCATTGTGCCTGGCTATTATTGCCGGGCAGGTGATGATCAGGTAA
- a CDS encoding OsmC family protein, translated as MIRKGSAVWNGSGKEGNGHLTTQSGVLDKVQYSFNSRFENGIGTNPEELVAAAHAGCFSMKLSFVLGAAGFTPESLSTTSEISFENGVLVKSHLIVEGKVPGISKEQFDACVKEAEENCPISKVLKLEISSTAVLV; from the coding sequence ATGATTCGTAAGGGATCTGCCGTTTGGAACGGCTCAGGCAAAGAAGGTAATGGCCACTTAACCACACAAAGTGGTGTTTTAGACAAAGTGCAGTATTCATTCAATTCACGCTTTGAAAATGGGATAGGAACCAATCCTGAAGAGCTGGTTGCAGCAGCCCATGCCGGCTGTTTTTCTATGAAATTGAGTTTTGTTTTAGGAGCTGCCGGATTCACGCCAGAATCTTTGTCAACAACCAGTGAGATCAGTTTTGAAAACGGTGTATTGGTTAAATCCCACCTGATCGTAGAGGGTAAAGTCCCGGGTATCAGCAAGGAACAATTCGATGCCTGTGTAAAAGAAGCAGAAGAGAACTGCCCGATCTCAAAAGTCCTGAAATTAGAAATCAGTTCTACAGCGGTCCTGGTATAA
- a CDS encoding saccharopine dehydrogenase family protein gives MKIAILGAGMVGRTMAVDLAARHEVTSFDKYAAPLQELKERDNTINTITADLAEFGQYAGWLAPFDLVVTAVPGFMGYRTLEAVIEAGKDVVDISFFPEDALQLDLLAKQKKVTVITDCGVAPGMSNFILGRYNEMMKVHSFECYVGGLPKIRRKPFEYKAPFSPIDVIEEYTRPARLKENGFIIVKPALTERHFMDFGEVGTLEAFNTDGLRSILFTMPHIPNLKEQTLRYPGHIDLILALQQGGFFDETALDLDGHAIRPIDFSSKVLFKQWKLGPEEEEFTVMRVIVEGEKDGKTERVEYNMLDRYDAVTKCSSMSRTTGYTCTAAVELLAGNLFREKGVFPPELVGKHANCFEFVLYYLQQRGVNWIKS, from the coding sequence ATGAAAATTGCCATATTAGGAGCTGGAATGGTAGGTCGAACGATGGCCGTTGACCTGGCAGCCAGACATGAGGTAACGTCCTTTGATAAATATGCTGCGCCATTGCAGGAGTTAAAGGAAAGAGACAATACCATCAACACGATAACAGCAGACCTGGCTGAATTCGGACAGTATGCCGGGTGGTTGGCACCATTTGACCTGGTGGTTACAGCAGTTCCCGGTTTCATGGGATACCGAACCCTTGAAGCTGTAATTGAAGCAGGTAAAGATGTGGTAGACATCTCCTTTTTTCCAGAAGACGCCCTGCAGCTCGACTTACTGGCCAAGCAAAAGAAAGTTACCGTTATTACGGATTGCGGTGTAGCTCCCGGCATGAGTAATTTTATATTAGGGCGATATAATGAAATGATGAAAGTGCATAGTTTCGAATGTTATGTTGGTGGATTGCCGAAAATCCGCAGGAAACCATTTGAATACAAAGCACCATTCTCTCCGATTGATGTCATTGAAGAATATACCCGTCCGGCCAGACTTAAGGAAAACGGCTTTATAATAGTGAAGCCAGCGCTTACTGAAAGGCATTTTATGGATTTCGGGGAAGTTGGAACCCTCGAGGCATTTAATACAGATGGGTTGAGAAGTATATTATTTACGATGCCGCATATCCCCAACCTAAAGGAACAAACCTTGCGTTATCCCGGCCATATAGACCTGATCCTGGCTTTGCAACAGGGTGGGTTCTTTGATGAAACAGCGCTTGACCTGGACGGTCACGCCATAAGACCCATTGATTTCTCTTCGAAAGTGTTGTTTAAGCAGTGGAAACTCGGACCAGAAGAGGAGGAATTTACAGTAATGCGGGTAATTGTAGAAGGGGAAAAAGACGGGAAAACTGAAAGGGTGGAATATAATATGCTGGACCGGTATGATGCGGTAACAAAGTGTTCCTCTATGTCCCGGACAACAGGCTATACCTGCACAGCAGCGGTAGAACTGCTTGCGGGTAATCTATTCCGTGAAAAAGGTGTTTTTCCACCAGAACTGGTAGGTAAGCATGCAAACTGTTTTGAATTTGTATTGTATTACCTTCAACAACGCGGGGTTAACTGGATCAAATCATAA
- the pnuC gene encoding nicotinamide riboside transporter PnuC has protein sequence MEHSIWQQFIDGLVQTRWYEFVAVLAGIASVWFSSRENILVYPVGLINTLIYIFISINGHLYGEASVNLYYSIMSIYGWILWSKRDEQQHYTIHISFSSSREWVQQLAFFGLFYGFIYAALTWLKQEFAPEAIPWADALASASAYTGMWLMARKKVESWYWWIITNVASIPLYFIKGYVFTSFQFIVLLGMAVAGLVAWKRKAV, from the coding sequence ATGGAACATTCGATATGGCAACAATTTATTGATGGACTGGTGCAAACAAGGTGGTATGAGTTTGTGGCCGTCCTTGCGGGAATAGCCAGCGTCTGGTTCAGCAGCAGGGAAAATATCCTGGTATACCCGGTTGGACTGATTAACACCCTTATTTATATTTTCATCAGCATAAATGGCCATTTATATGGTGAGGCCAGCGTAAATCTCTATTATTCCATCATGAGCATTTATGGTTGGATACTTTGGTCTAAGCGGGACGAACAACAGCATTATACCATACACATCAGCTTTTCATCTTCCAGGGAATGGGTACAGCAACTGGCTTTTTTTGGCCTCTTTTATGGATTTATCTACGCTGCTCTTACCTGGTTAAAACAAGAGTTTGCCCCCGAGGCAATACCCTGGGCAGACGCCCTGGCCAGCGCAAGCGCCTATACGGGTATGTGGTTAATGGCCCGCAAAAAAGTTGAATCATGGTACTGGTGGATCATCACGAATGTGGCCTCAATTCCTTTGTATTTTATTAAAGGATATGTATTCACCAGTTTTCAATTTATTGTATTGCTTGGAATGGCTGTAGCAGGGTTGGTTGCCTGGAAAAGAAAAGCAGTTTAA
- a CDS encoding AAA family ATPase, whose protein sequence is MVKKIVAIGPESTGKSTICEQLAIHYQTSWCPEYAREYLLKNGPGYTYEDLLTIAMGQVTMEDELTQHIAAKYPDGSGILFVDTDMYVMKVWCEYVFGKCHSFILDQIASRKYDHYLLCSIDIPWKADHLREYPNLAPRQELFNMYKDILVNQSTPWILLEGTADQRIQKAGSAIKRFLK, encoded by the coding sequence ATGGTGAAAAAGATTGTTGCAATAGGACCAGAATCAACGGGAAAAAGCACAATATGTGAACAACTGGCTATTCATTACCAAACCAGCTGGTGCCCGGAATATGCCCGCGAATACCTGTTGAAAAACGGTCCCGGGTATACTTACGAAGACCTGCTGACCATCGCGATGGGCCAGGTGACGATGGAAGATGAATTAACACAGCATATTGCCGCAAAATATCCCGATGGTTCCGGGATTTTATTTGTAGATACTGATATGTATGTCATGAAAGTGTGGTGCGAATATGTTTTTGGAAAATGCCATTCTTTTATCCTTGACCAGATAGCATCCAGGAAATATGACCACTACTTATTGTGCAGCATCGATATACCCTGGAAAGCCGATCACTTGCGTGAATACCCTAACCTGGCACCGCGTCAGGAATTGTTCAATATGTATAAAGATATTCTGGTAAACCAGTCGACCCCCTGGATATTACTGGAAGGCACTGCTGATCAGAGAATTCAAAAAGCCGGTTCAGCGATCAAAAGATTCCTTAAATAA
- a CDS encoding ArnT family glycosyltransferase — protein MASILRSIRQYPSAWFYCCWFLVNLVQAAGTELLHDEAYYWVYSNYPDWGYFDHPPMIAILIKAGYAIFHSELGVRLFVTIMNTGTIYLVHKMLLRENDRLFYAIVLSMGVLQIGGILAVPDIPLAFFTALFFWQYKRFLIKADMLQGILLGIVMALMLYSKYHGILIIFFTLISNRKLVFQWPAWLAAIVGMALFSPHLWWQYTHDFPSVQYHLKERNAPGYRLGFSLEYIGGQILLAGPLIGWLLLYAAGKFRTPDLFSRALKWSMAGFLGFFLLSTLKGRVEANWTVPALIPMIILSHAWLTDSVNYTRWIYRLLPVTLLIILVVRIYMLTDIPQLTSRFHDEMHNNRSWAAAIKARSNGLPVVFMNSYQRPSKYWFYTGDTCFGLNNTGYRRNNYNFWPIEKEFQGKEVIVVDNLMANLPGYISIPTSRGLTAGWISKNFESHAALRFQPERSSLVINKGSLTPFPLTIFPDSLGISLLLQAGSPVYAVIDVFSGDSLITRIKPQFSKSEDKAWLCAYPNNLTIAPGEYRAKLGVSSSVPGQYSLNSASLSLRVIQ, from the coding sequence ATGGCATCTATCCTACGCTCCATCAGGCAGTACCCTTCCGCCTGGTTCTATTGCTGCTGGTTTCTGGTAAACCTGGTTCAGGCAGCCGGTACAGAATTATTGCATGATGAAGCTTATTACTGGGTCTATTCCAATTATCCCGACTGGGGTTATTTTGACCACCCGCCAATGATTGCGATCCTGATCAAAGCGGGTTACGCGATTTTCCACAGTGAACTGGGTGTTCGCCTTTTTGTGACGATCATGAATACAGGCACGATTTACCTGGTTCATAAAATGCTGCTCCGCGAAAACGACCGGCTCTTTTATGCCATTGTCCTATCTATGGGCGTTTTACAGATCGGTGGAATACTTGCTGTGCCTGATATCCCACTGGCATTTTTTACTGCTTTGTTTTTCTGGCAATACAAACGGTTTCTAATAAAGGCAGATATGCTGCAGGGCATATTACTGGGTATCGTAATGGCGCTGATGCTTTACAGCAAATACCACGGAATTCTGATTATATTTTTCACATTGATCAGTAATAGAAAATTGGTTTTTCAATGGCCTGCCTGGCTGGCAGCAATTGTTGGAATGGCATTGTTCAGCCCTCACCTTTGGTGGCAATACACCCACGATTTCCCATCCGTACAATACCACCTGAAAGAACGTAATGCACCTGGTTATCGCCTGGGCTTTTCGCTGGAATACATAGGCGGACAAATTCTGCTGGCCGGACCGCTGATTGGCTGGCTTTTGTTATACGCCGCAGGTAAATTTCGTACCCCTGATCTTTTCTCCAGGGCATTGAAATGGAGTATGGCTGGATTTTTAGGCTTTTTTCTTCTCAGTACCCTAAAGGGGCGAGTTGAAGCAAACTGGACGGTTCCGGCATTGATTCCCATGATTATCCTTTCACATGCATGGCTGACGGATTCAGTGAACTATACCCGTTGGATATACCGTTTATTGCCGGTCACCCTTTTGATCATTTTGGTGGTCCGGATTTATATGTTGACGGATATTCCGCAACTGACCAGCAGGTTCCATGATGAAATGCACAATAACCGTAGCTGGGCGGCTGCAATAAAAGCCAGATCAAACGGACTCCCCGTCGTGTTTATGAATTCCTACCAGCGCCCTTCAAAATATTGGTTTTATACTGGCGATACATGCTTCGGCCTTAATAACACCGGCTACCGCCGTAATAATTATAACTTCTGGCCAATAGAAAAGGAATTCCAGGGAAAAGAAGTGATTGTAGTTGATAACCTGATGGCCAACTTACCAGGATATATTTCCATTCCAACCTCAAGGGGCCTGACGGCCGGATGGATATCAAAAAATTTTGAGAGTCACGCGGCTCTTCGTTTTCAGCCTGAGCGCTCCAGCCTTGTTATTAATAAAGGATCACTGACCCCTTTTCCATTGACGATATTTCCCGATTCGCTGGGCATTTCCTTACTCCTGCAGGCTGGTTCTCCGGTTTATGCGGTAATTGATGTTTTTTCGGGTGACTCATTGATAACGCGTATTAAACCGCAGTTCAGTAAATCTGAAGACAAGGCCTGGTTATGTGCTTACCCCAATAACCTAACCATTGCACCAGGGGAATACCGGGCGAAACTTGGTGTATCCAGTTCGGTCCCGGGTCAGTATAGCCTGAACAGCGCATCTCTTTCCCTGCGCGTAATTCAATAA
- the mtgA gene encoding monofunctional biosynthetic peptidoglycan transglycosylase produces MKTKGLIPRSWRFLKKLFLILFIGQFVYIIILKWVNPPVTITQLANWFGGYGLKRDYVDKEDISKYAKLAVISSEDQLFADHKGFDWKSIEKAMEYNKRKPNRVHGASTISQQVAKNVFLWQSRSWVRKALETYFTFMIELTWGKKRILEMYLNVSEMGPGVFGIEAAARHYFHKSASHLNRAEAARIAACLPNPKKFIAQPAGRYVSNRSIIIQRQMYNLSDDPDIQAIIQ; encoded by the coding sequence GTGAAGACAAAAGGTTTAATACCCCGCAGCTGGCGTTTTTTAAAGAAACTCTTCCTGATCCTGTTTATCGGGCAGTTTGTCTACATTATAATTTTAAAGTGGGTCAATCCACCGGTTACTATCACCCAGCTGGCGAACTGGTTTGGGGGCTATGGGCTAAAGCGTGATTATGTAGACAAAGAGGATATATCGAAATATGCAAAGCTGGCGGTCATTTCATCGGAAGACCAGTTATTTGCTGACCATAAGGGCTTTGACTGGAAAAGTATTGAGAAGGCCATGGAATACAATAAGCGGAAGCCCAACCGCGTGCATGGGGCCAGTACGATCAGCCAGCAGGTCGCAAAGAATGTTTTTTTATGGCAGAGCCGCAGCTGGGTGAGAAAAGCCCTGGAGACCTATTTTACTTTTATGATTGAATTGACCTGGGGTAAAAAAAGGATCCTTGAAATGTATTTGAATGTCAGTGAAATGGGACCGGGTGTTTTTGGTATTGAAGCAGCGGCCCGGCATTATTTCCATAAATCCGCCAGCCATCTGAACCGGGCAGAAGCGGCCAGGATTGCGGCCTGTTTACCGAACCCGAAAAAATTCATAGCACAGCCGGCCGGGAGATATGTCAGCAACCGAAGCATTATTATCCAGCGCCAAATGTATAACCTGTCGGATGATCCCGATATCCAGGCCATTATACAATAA
- a CDS encoding LysE family translocator — translation MTEALVKGLALGSILALSVGPVIFTIIKQSLNNGKEGGMSFVTGVWVSDIVLVFLSNAFSEWVNALLEYKRAIGYTGSIFLIGMGLFYLFLKKVKLGNDASVEEARFRKRDMARIFGSGFLINTLNPSVILFWLINATAFAVTHSLRQRIIIFSTCIAVNMIADVLKVLMAGNLRKKLTLHNLSVVNKISGLILVGFGVALLWGVAFLTEKA, via the coding sequence ATGACAGAAGCGCTAGTTAAAGGATTGGCATTGGGAAGCATCCTCGCCTTGTCGGTGGGTCCCGTCATTTTTACCATTATTAAGCAGAGCCTGAATAATGGTAAAGAGGGAGGAATGAGCTTTGTGACCGGCGTTTGGGTAAGTGATATAGTACTTGTTTTTTTGAGCAATGCTTTTTCAGAATGGGTAAATGCACTGTTGGAATATAAAAGGGCGATTGGTTATACCGGTAGTATTTTTTTGATTGGAATGGGACTCTTCTACCTCTTCCTTAAAAAAGTAAAACTGGGCAATGACGCTTCTGTAGAAGAAGCCCGATTCCGGAAAAGGGATATGGCCAGGATTTTTGGCTCAGGATTCCTGATCAATACACTTAATCCAAGCGTTATTCTTTTCTGGCTGATCAATGCAACAGCATTTGCGGTTACCCACAGTTTACGGCAGCGGATCATTATTTTCTCAACCTGTATTGCAGTGAATATGATTGCAGATGTGCTGAAAGTCCTGATGGCCGGGAATTTGCGGAAAAAACTGACCCTGCATAATCTATCTGTAGTTAATAAGATATCCGGATTGATACTGGTCGGGTTTGGCGTTGCACTACTCTGGGGTGTCGCCTTCCTTACCGAAAAAGCATGA
- the corA gene encoding magnesium/cobalt transporter CorA — MVRNVIKNTITKPTRKYMRMLGLNTLFGTDRTKEILSINPTVMPQREEAREVRAYVYDFDATHLEEHEFNNVEACFRFRHSNRISWINVDGLRKSDVEAVCNSYSVHPLLIEDILSINQRPKMDEVEGVLFCLLNMLYFNNQDGTVEQEQISIVLGKDFVISFQEDASRDVFNPLRDKLHMANSKLRQRSADYLCYTMLDLIVDNYFVVMEKLGERIEELEEQVIRNSNNRALARISALRKEQIILKRNIAPVRDLVNGIIRSESDLLDDRTTKYFKDVYDHIMQAYDLSENYRDIMINMQDLYINNVNLKMNEVMKVMAIVTCLMAPATVIGGIFGMNFDKIPYLHNDYGFYIAMTLMLSIPVYMLWVFRKRGWF, encoded by the coding sequence ATGGTCCGAAATGTGATCAAAAATACCATCACCAAGCCAACCAGGAAATATATGCGTATGCTCGGACTGAATACCCTGTTTGGCACAGACCGGACCAAGGAGATCCTGAGTATTAACCCCACGGTAATGCCGCAGCGGGAAGAAGCCCGTGAAGTTCGCGCTTATGTGTACGATTTTGACGCCACTCACCTGGAAGAACATGAGTTCAATAATGTGGAAGCCTGTTTCCGTTTCCGGCACAGCAACCGCATCAGCTGGATCAATGTTGATGGACTTAGGAAATCAGACGTCGAAGCGGTCTGCAACAGTTATTCAGTACACCCGCTCCTGATCGAAGATATTTTAAGCATCAACCAGCGACCTAAAATGGATGAGGTGGAAGGTGTGCTGTTCTGCCTGCTCAATATGCTCTACTTCAATAACCAGGATGGCACTGTTGAACAGGAACAGATCAGCATTGTTCTGGGAAAGGATTTTGTCATCAGCTTCCAGGAGGATGCCTCACGGGACGTGTTCAATCCGCTACGGGATAAATTGCATATGGCCAATTCAAAACTTCGCCAGCGTTCGGCTGATTATCTCTGTTATACCATGCTTGACCTTATCGTTGACAACTATTTTGTTGTAATGGAAAAACTGGGGGAGCGGATAGAAGAACTGGAAGAACAAGTGATCCGAAACAGCAATAACAGGGCCCTGGCCAGGATCAGTGCGCTAAGAAAAGAACAGATCATTCTTAAAAGAAATATCGCTCCGGTGCGCGACCTCGTTAACGGGATCATCCGTAGCGAAAGCGACTTACTCGATGACCGCACCACAAAATATTTCAAAGATGTGTATGACCATATCATGCAGGCCTACGACCTGAGCGAGAACTACCGGGATATCATGATCAACATGCAGGACCTCTACATTAATAATGTAAACCTGAAAATGAATGAAGTGATGAAGGTTATGGCTATTGTAACCTGCCTGATGGCTCCGGCTACGGTAATTGGGGGAATTTTTGGTATGAACTTCGATAAGATTCCCTACCTCCATAATGACTACGGGTTTTATATTGCCATGACCCTGATGCTAAGCATACCGGTTTATATGTTGTGGGTATTCCGGAAACGGGGGTGGTTCTGA
- a CDS encoding GNAT family N-acetyltransferase: MKNQITIRPASLDDLQSVAYLFDQYRQYYKQPTDLDGAEEFLRDRIEQKESVILVALESGEIIGFTQLYPIFSSISMRKAWLLNDLYVSEGQRGKGAGTQLLDAAKDVGRNSGAKWLMLQTTADNARAQSVYEKNGWVRESDWFYQFDL, translated from the coding sequence ATGAAAAACCAGATTACCATACGACCCGCTTCCCTGGATGACCTGCAATCAGTGGCCTACCTGTTCGACCAATACCGGCAGTATTATAAACAACCTACGGACCTGGATGGTGCTGAAGAATTTTTACGGGATAGAATTGAGCAAAAAGAATCCGTTATCCTTGTGGCATTGGAAAGCGGTGAAATAATAGGCTTCACGCAATTGTATCCCATTTTTTCTTCTATTTCGATGCGAAAAGCCTGGCTGCTGAATGACCTATATGTGTCCGAAGGCCAGCGCGGCAAAGGCGCAGGCACGCAATTACTGGATGCTGCAAAAGATGTAGGGCGGAATTCAGGTGCGAAATGGCTGATGCTTCAAACCACTGCAGACAATGCAAGGGCCCAGTCGGTGTATGAAAAAAATGGCTGGGTACGGGAATCAGACTGGTTCTACCAGTTTGACCTATGA